A portion of the Micromonospora tarapacensis genome contains these proteins:
- a CDS encoding PQQ-dependent sugar dehydrogenase, protein MSTPDSRFGRRLSSAGSALLMVAAAGAIAIAGSTPPAAAAISAADYQQVTLAKGIAEMGEPMSLAVLPDRSVLHTARNGTLRRTDAAGNTAVIGTLAVYSHDEDGLQGVGVDPSFASNRHIYLYYAPPLNTPGGDAPGTGTNWSAWQGVNRLSRFTLDSDWTLDRASEVTILDVAADRGQCCHAGGDIDFDAAGNLYLSTGDDTNPFESAGYSPLDERTNRNPAYDAQRSAANTNDLRGKILRVKINANGSYSIPAGNMFAPGTARTRPEIYAMGLRNPFRMSVDKATGVVYVGDYGPDAGVTSNRGPSGQVEFNRITGPGFYGWPYCTGTNTSNETYAEWDFNSNSAGGRYNCAGGPTNNSFRNTGLSTLPAAKPAWIRYAGDSGSPSEFGGGSESPMAGPVYRYDPNNPSTTKFPQSLDGQFFAGEFGRGWIKPIQINADGSRGAIDNFPWVGKQVMDMAFGPDGALYVLDYGTGFYNGDANSALYRFDYVGPAGNRAPTAVVSADKTSGQAPLTVSFSSAGSSDPEGGTLSYSWNLGDGTTSTAANPSKTYAANGTYHVTLTVRDPQGATGTANVQVGVGNTAPTVTITTPVNGTLFSYGDTVPYTITVSDPEDATIDCARVKLTYVLGHDQHGHAITSKNGCSGSITIPVDGEHDNAANIFGIFDAEYTDNGGLTTHKQHTLQPRHRQAEHYKASAGVATFGKATAEGGTTVGNIENGDWIAFEPYRLDNASSFTARVSSAGSGGTLQLRAGSATGTVLGSATVPNTGGWETFTNVTGTISGAPAGTTTLYLTFAGGTGFLYDVDAFTVDIGSSSVRTGRIVGLGGKCLEAAGGSSANGTQIQIWSCNDGTNQQWTVTPNSTINALNKCLDINAGSATNGTKIQLWTCNGGPNQNWSTQTDGSLRNPQTGKCLDVSNNSSTDGQAVHLWSCHGGANQKWTLP, encoded by the coding sequence GCCGATGAGCCTCGCGGTGTTGCCTGACCGCTCCGTGCTGCACACCGCCCGCAACGGCACGCTGCGACGTACCGACGCGGCCGGCAACACCGCCGTGATCGGCACCCTTGCCGTCTACTCGCACGACGAGGACGGCCTCCAGGGCGTCGGGGTCGACCCGAGCTTCGCCAGCAACCGGCACATCTACCTCTACTACGCGCCGCCGCTGAACACCCCCGGCGGGGACGCCCCGGGCACCGGCACCAACTGGTCCGCCTGGCAGGGCGTCAACCGGCTCTCCCGGTTCACCCTCGACTCCGACTGGACGCTCGACCGGGCCAGCGAGGTGACGATCCTGGACGTGGCGGCGGATCGCGGCCAGTGTTGCCACGCCGGTGGGGACATCGACTTCGACGCCGCCGGCAACCTCTACCTGTCCACCGGCGACGACACCAACCCGTTCGAGTCCGCCGGCTACTCGCCGCTGGACGAGCGGACCAACCGCAACCCGGCGTACGACGCGCAGCGCAGCGCCGCCAACACCAACGACCTGCGCGGCAAGATCCTGCGGGTCAAGATCAACGCCAACGGGTCGTACTCGATCCCGGCCGGCAACATGTTCGCCCCCGGCACGGCGAGGACCCGACCCGAGATCTACGCGATGGGCCTGCGCAACCCGTTCCGGATGAGCGTCGACAAGGCCACCGGCGTCGTCTATGTCGGCGACTACGGCCCGGATGCCGGTGTCACCAGCAACCGGGGCCCGAGCGGGCAGGTCGAGTTCAACCGGATCACCGGGCCGGGCTTCTACGGCTGGCCGTACTGCACCGGCACGAACACCAGCAACGAGACCTACGCGGAGTGGGACTTCAACAGCAACTCCGCCGGCGGAAGGTACAACTGCGCGGGCGGCCCGACGAACAACTCGTTCCGCAACACCGGCCTGTCGACCCTTCCGGCGGCAAAGCCGGCCTGGATCAGGTATGCGGGCGACTCCGGCAGCCCGTCCGAGTTCGGCGGCGGCTCCGAGTCGCCGATGGCCGGCCCGGTCTACCGGTACGACCCGAACAACCCCTCCACCACGAAGTTCCCGCAGTCCCTGGACGGGCAGTTCTTCGCCGGGGAGTTCGGCCGGGGCTGGATCAAGCCGATCCAGATCAACGCCGACGGCTCCCGGGGCGCCATCGACAACTTCCCCTGGGTCGGCAAGCAGGTCATGGACATGGCCTTCGGCCCGGACGGCGCGTTGTACGTCCTCGACTACGGCACCGGCTTCTACAACGGCGACGCCAACTCGGCGCTCTACCGCTTCGACTACGTCGGTCCCGCCGGTAACCGCGCGCCGACTGCCGTGGTCAGCGCCGACAAGACCTCCGGTCAGGCCCCGCTCACCGTGAGCTTCTCCTCGGCCGGCTCATCGGACCCGGAGGGTGGGACGCTGAGCTACTCGTGGAACCTCGGCGACGGCACCACCTCGACCGCGGCGAACCCCAGCAAGACGTACGCCGCCAACGGCACGTACCACGTCACGCTCACCGTCCGGGACCCGCAGGGGGCAACCGGCACCGCCAACGTGCAGGTCGGTGTCGGCAACACCGCCCCGACGGTGACCATCACCACCCCGGTCAACGGCACGCTCTTCTCCTATGGCGACACGGTGCCGTACACCATCACGGTGAGCGACCCGGAGGACGCGACGATCGACTGCGCCAGGGTCAAGCTGACCTACGTGCTCGGCCACGACCAGCACGGGCACGCGATCACCTCGAAGAACGGCTGCTCCGGCTCGATCACCATCCCGGTCGACGGTGAGCACGACAACGCGGCGAACATCTTCGGCATCTTCGACGCCGAATACACCGACAACGGCGGGCTGACCACCCACAAGCAGCACACCCTCCAGCCACGGCACCGGCAGGCGGAGCACTACAAGGCCTCCGCCGGCGTCGCGACCTTCGGCAAGGCCACCGCCGAGGGCGGCACCACGGTCGGCAACATCGAGAACGGCGACTGGATCGCGTTCGAACCGTACCGGCTCGACAACGCCAGCTCGTTCACCGCCCGCGTCTCCTCCGCCGGCTCGGGCGGCACCCTCCAGCTGCGGGCGGGCTCGGCCACCGGCACGGTGCTCGGCTCGGCGACCGTGCCGAACACCGGTGGCTGGGAAACCTTCACCAACGTCACCGGCACCATCTCCGGGGCGCCAGCGGGCACCACCACGCTCTACCTGACCTTCGCCGGCGGCACCGGGTTCCTCTACGACGTCGACGCGTTCACCGTCGACATTGGTAGCTCGTCGGTCCGGACCGGGCGGATCGTGGGGCTGGGCGGCAAGTGCCTGGAAGCGGCGGGCGGATCGTCCGCCAACGGCACCCAGATCCAGATCTGGTCCTGCAACGACGGCACCAACCAACAATGGACGGTCACCCCCAACAGCACGATCAACGCACTGAACAAGTGCCTGGACATCAACGCCGGCTCCGCCACCAACGGCACCAAGATCCAACTATGGACCTGCAACGGCGGACCCAACCAGAACTGGTCCACCCAGACCGACGGCTCACTACGCAACCCACAGACCGGCAAGTGCCTGGACGTATCCAACAACAGCTCCACCGACGGCCAGGCAGTCCACCTGTGGAGCTGCCACGGCGGCGCCAACCAGAAATGGACCCTGCCGTAA
- a CDS encoding ThuA domain-containing protein: MRRLPRSTLGAATAVLAVLASTIPATAASAADAPYDVLVFSKTAGFRHDSIAVGTQAIRDLGAANSFTVTATEDATAFTTGNLAQYETVIFLNTTGDVLDAGQQTAFESYIGSGGGFVGVHSAADTEYGWSFYGNLVGAYFRSHPAIQQATVRVENRAHAATAHLPQTWTRTDEWYDYQASARPGARVLASLDESSYSGGVMGADHPIAWCKTYGGGRSFYTGGGHTQASYSEPAFRAHLLGGIRYAAGRTRADCRPETGYTTLYNGSTTGWSQAGPGGFTNSDATLTAFGGMGMLWYSNKQFAPSYSLKLDWQVVGDHNSGVIVGFPATNDPNAALATGYEVQIDATDAVDRTTGSIYAVKAPDTAARDAALNPPGEWNTFELLVEGERLQVFLNGVRINDFTNTDPNRQLDGYIGIQNHGTGDDVRYRNIRIKELGGTPPPSGDVTVQAESYTSGSGVSRFAKAAAIGGQVVGNIENGDWTGYQGAALTGVTSLRARVASAGSGGTLQVRTGSTTGPVLGQVAVPVTGGWETFTNVTTNLTGVPSGTQSLYLTFSGGAGFLYDVDEFTLVRSGTPPPPTGTGRIVGLGGKCLEAAGGSSANGTQIQIWSCNDGTNQQWTVTPNSTINALNKCLDINAGSATNGTKIQLWTCNGGPNQNWSTQTDGSLRNPQTGKCLDVSNNSSTDGQAVHLWSCHGGANQKWTLP, encoded by the coding sequence ATGCGAAGACTCCCCCGATCCACGCTCGGCGCGGCCACCGCCGTCCTCGCCGTCCTCGCCTCGACCATCCCCGCCACCGCGGCCAGTGCCGCCGACGCCCCGTACGACGTGCTGGTCTTCTCCAAGACCGCCGGCTTCCGGCACGACTCCATCGCGGTGGGCACCCAGGCCATCCGTGACCTGGGCGCGGCGAACAGCTTCACCGTCACCGCCACCGAGGACGCCACCGCCTTCACCACCGGCAACCTCGCCCAGTACGAGACGGTGATCTTCCTCAACACCACCGGCGACGTGCTCGACGCCGGCCAGCAGACCGCCTTCGAGTCGTACATCGGCTCCGGCGGTGGCTTCGTCGGTGTGCACTCCGCCGCCGACACCGAGTACGGCTGGTCCTTCTACGGCAACCTGGTCGGAGCGTACTTCCGCTCCCACCCGGCCATCCAGCAGGCCACCGTCCGGGTCGAGAACCGCGCCCACGCGGCCACCGCCCACCTGCCCCAGACCTGGACCCGCACCGACGAGTGGTACGACTACCAGGCCAGCGCCCGACCCGGCGCCCGGGTGCTGGCCAGTCTCGACGAGTCCTCGTACTCGGGCGGCGTGATGGGCGCCGACCACCCGATCGCCTGGTGCAAGACCTACGGCGGCGGACGGTCCTTCTACACCGGCGGCGGGCACACCCAGGCGTCCTACTCCGAACCGGCGTTCCGGGCACACCTGCTCGGCGGCATCCGGTACGCGGCCGGCCGCACCAGGGCCGACTGCCGTCCGGAGACCGGCTACACCACGCTCTACAACGGCTCGACCACCGGCTGGTCCCAGGCCGGGCCGGGCGGCTTCACCAACTCCGACGCCACCCTCACCGCGTTCGGTGGCATGGGCATGCTGTGGTACAGCAACAAGCAGTTCGCGCCCAGCTACTCGCTGAAGCTGGACTGGCAGGTCGTCGGCGACCACAACTCCGGCGTGATCGTCGGTTTCCCGGCGACGAACGACCCCAATGCCGCCCTCGCCACCGGCTACGAGGTGCAGATCGACGCCACCGACGCCGTGGACCGCACCACCGGCTCGATCTACGCCGTCAAGGCCCCCGACACCGCAGCCCGCGACGCCGCGCTCAACCCGCCGGGCGAGTGGAACACCTTCGAACTTCTGGTCGAGGGCGAGCGGCTCCAGGTCTTCCTCAACGGGGTCAGGATCAACGACTTCACCAACACCGACCCCAACCGGCAGCTCGATGGCTACATCGGCATCCAGAACCACGGTACGGGCGACGACGTCCGCTACCGCAACATCCGCATCAAGGAACTGGGGGGCACCCCGCCGCCGAGCGGTGACGTCACGGTGCAGGCGGAGTCGTACACCTCGGGCAGCGGGGTCAGCCGGTTCGCCAAGGCCGCCGCGATCGGCGGACAGGTCGTCGGCAACATCGAGAACGGCGACTGGACCGGCTACCAGGGCGCTGCCCTGACCGGCGTCACCTCGCTGCGGGCCCGGGTCGCCTCGGCCGGCTCCGGCGGCACCCTCCAGGTGCGCACCGGCTCGACCACCGGCCCGGTGCTCGGCCAGGTCGCGGTGCCGGTGACCGGTGGTTGGGAGACGTTCACCAACGTCACCACCAACCTCACCGGGGTCCCCTCCGGGACCCAGAGCCTCTACCTGACCTTCTCCGGTGGTGCCGGCTTCCTCTACGACGTGGACGAGTTCACCCTGGTCAGATCCGGCACGCCACCACCGCCGACCGGGACCGGGCGGATCGTGGGGCTGGGCGGCAAGTGCCTGGAAGCGGCGGGCGGATCGTCCGCCAACGGCACCCAGATCCAGATCTGGTCCTGCAACGACGGCACCAACCAACAATGGACGGTCACCCCCAACAGCACGATCAACGCACTGAACAAGTGCCTGGACATCAACGCCGGCTCCGCCACCAACGGCACCAAGATCCAACTATGGACCTGCAACGGCGGACCCAACCAGAACTGGTCCACCCAGACCGACGGCTCACTACGCAACCCACAGACCGGCAAGTGCCTGGACGTATCCAACAACAGCTCCACCGACGGCCAGGCAGTCCACCTGTGGAGCTGCCACGGCGGCGCCAACCAGAAATGGACCCTGCCGTAA
- a CDS encoding aldo/keto reductase, whose translation MRAGGLPGDPAIHLTALGFGAAQGGNLYRATTDEEFAAAVDTAWDAGIRYYDTAPHYGLGLSERRLGAALRSRPRAEYVVSTKVGRLLVPTPQDAHRRDPEGFDVAASHRRVWDFSRDGVRRSLESSLDRTGLDRIDLVYLHDPDDHWEQAVREAVPALVELRDQGVVGAIGAGMNQSAMLARFVEESDVDVVMCAGRYTLLDQGALGDLLPAALNRRVGVVIAGVYNSGLLSRDRPPADALYDYRPAPAELIERARRIAAVCETYGVTLPQAALAFVRRHPAVVSTVVGMRTEAQVTESVRRSAAAVPDDLWAALAAAGLLAAPPTG comes from the coding sequence GTGAGGGCCGGCGGGCTGCCGGGCGACCCGGCGATCCACCTGACCGCGCTGGGCTTCGGTGCCGCGCAGGGCGGCAACCTGTACCGGGCGACCACGGACGAGGAGTTCGCCGCCGCGGTCGACACGGCGTGGGACGCGGGCATCCGGTACTACGACACGGCGCCGCACTACGGGCTCGGGCTGTCCGAGCGGAGGCTCGGCGCCGCCCTGCGATCCAGGCCACGCGCGGAGTACGTGGTGTCGACGAAGGTCGGGCGCCTCCTGGTGCCCACGCCGCAGGACGCGCACCGGCGGGACCCGGAAGGGTTCGACGTCGCCGCGAGCCACCGGCGGGTGTGGGACTTCAGCCGCGACGGCGTCCGCCGCTCGCTCGAGTCGAGCCTCGACCGCACCGGCCTGGACCGGATCGACCTGGTCTACCTGCACGACCCCGACGACCACTGGGAGCAGGCGGTGCGGGAGGCCGTGCCCGCCCTGGTCGAGCTGCGCGACCAGGGCGTGGTGGGCGCGATCGGTGCCGGCATGAACCAGTCTGCGATGCTGGCCCGGTTCGTCGAGGAGAGCGACGTCGACGTGGTGATGTGCGCCGGGCGGTACACCCTGCTCGACCAGGGCGCGCTTGGCGACCTGCTGCCGGCCGCCCTGAACCGTCGGGTGGGCGTGGTGATCGCGGGTGTCTACAACTCGGGGCTGCTGTCCCGGGACCGCCCGCCGGCCGACGCGCTCTACGACTACCGGCCGGCCCCGGCGGAGCTGATCGAGCGGGCGCGGCGGATCGCGGCGGTCTGCGAGACGTACGGCGTCACCCTGCCGCAGGCGGCGCTCGCCTTCGTACGACGGCATCCCGCGGTTGTCTCGACGGTGGTCGGCATGCGCACCGAGGCCCAGGTCACCGAGTCCGTACGGCGCTCGGCGGCTGCCGTGCCGGACGATCTCTGGGCGGCGTTGGCGGCGGCCGGGCTGCTCGCGGCACCACCGACCGGGTAG
- a CDS encoding amidohydrolase family protein, producing the protein MSGPETPGIVDAHHHLWVRARHPQHWIDPTTMAAIDDDFEPADLVPLARAAGVTQTVVVQSIAVEAETADLLGLAADDALIGGVVGWVDLTAGDVAERVDRLRAGPGGELLVGIRHLVQAETDPAYLDRPDVRRGIAAVGAAGLVFDLLVRRHQLPMAARLAHDLPEVRFVLDHLGKPAPADPAAGDWARSLRALAAAPNTTAKLSGLVTEVDGSPWTPQDLRPAVAHALDAFGPDRLMFGSDWPVCLLATAYQRWVEALSELLGHLGAAERASIWRHTARRVYRLGAS; encoded by the coding sequence ATGAGCGGGCCGGAGACGCCCGGGATCGTGGACGCGCACCACCACCTCTGGGTGCGGGCCCGGCATCCGCAGCACTGGATCGATCCGACCACGATGGCGGCGATCGACGACGACTTCGAGCCGGCCGACCTCGTGCCGCTGGCCCGGGCCGCGGGCGTCACCCAGACCGTCGTGGTGCAGTCCATCGCCGTCGAGGCGGAAACGGCGGACCTGCTGGGTCTGGCGGCCGACGACGCTCTCATCGGCGGGGTCGTCGGCTGGGTGGACCTGACGGCCGGCGACGTGGCAGAGCGCGTCGACCGCCTCCGGGCGGGCCCGGGAGGGGAGTTGCTGGTCGGCATCCGCCACCTCGTCCAGGCCGAGACCGACCCGGCGTACCTCGACCGTCCGGACGTGCGCCGGGGGATCGCGGCGGTGGGCGCCGCCGGCCTGGTCTTCGATCTGCTGGTCCGCCGGCACCAGCTACCGATGGCCGCGCGTCTCGCACACGACCTGCCCGAGGTGCGGTTCGTCCTCGACCACCTGGGCAAGCCCGCACCGGCGGATCCCGCAGCCGGTGACTGGGCACGCTCCCTGCGGGCGCTCGCCGCGGCGCCCAACACCACGGCGAAGCTCTCCGGTCTGGTGACCGAGGTCGACGGGTCGCCCTGGACCCCGCAAGACCTCCGCCCGGCGGTGGCGCACGCCCTCGACGCGTTCGGACCGGATCGGCTGATGTTCGGCTCGGACTGGCCGGTGTGCCTGCTGGCCACCGCGTACCAACGCTGGGTCGAGGCCCTGTCGGAGTTGCTGGGTCACCTCGGCGCGGCCGAGCGGGCGTCGATCTGGCGCCACACGGCGCGGCGGGTCTACCGGCTGGGGGCGTCGTGA
- the kduD gene encoding 2-dehydro-3-deoxy-D-gluconate 5-dehydrogenase KduD — protein MTTLFDLSGRTAVVTGARRGIGLAMAEALARAGADIVGVSARLEPSGSEVERRVRVAGRRFTALRADLADRAAVHRLARELNALGPIDILVNNGGTIARAPAADHSDELWDHVMEVNLTSQFVLSREVGREMVARGQGKIIFTASLLSFQGGITVPGYAASKSGVAGLTKALANEWAALGVNVNAIAPGYIATDNTQALRDDPGRNEAILARIPAGRWGRADDLAGATVFLSSSASDYVNGVVLPVDGGWLGR, from the coding sequence GTGACGACCCTGTTCGACCTGTCCGGTCGCACCGCGGTGGTGACCGGTGCCCGGCGCGGCATCGGCCTGGCCATGGCCGAGGCGCTCGCCCGAGCCGGCGCCGACATCGTCGGGGTCTCCGCCCGGCTCGAACCGAGCGGAAGCGAGGTGGAACGCCGGGTGCGCGTCGCCGGCCGCCGGTTCACCGCCCTGCGGGCCGACCTCGCCGACCGCGCGGCCGTGCACCGGCTGGCCCGGGAACTCAACGCGCTCGGTCCGATCGACATCCTGGTCAACAACGGTGGCACGATCGCCCGTGCCCCGGCCGCCGACCACTCCGACGAGCTGTGGGACCACGTCATGGAGGTGAACCTGACCAGCCAGTTCGTGCTGAGCCGGGAGGTCGGCCGGGAGATGGTCGCCCGTGGCCAGGGGAAAATCATCTTCACCGCGTCGTTGCTGAGCTTCCAGGGTGGCATCACCGTCCCGGGCTACGCCGCGTCGAAGTCGGGCGTGGCCGGGCTCACCAAGGCGCTGGCCAACGAGTGGGCGGCGCTCGGCGTGAACGTCAACGCGATCGCGCCGGGCTACATCGCCACCGACAACACGCAGGCGCTCCGCGACGACCCCGGTCGCAACGAGGCCATCCTCGCGCGGATACCGGCGGGCCGCTGGGGCCGCGCCGACGACCTCGCCGGCGCCACGGTGTTCCTGTCGTCCTCGGCGTCGGACTACGTCAACGGCGTGGTGCTGCCCGTCGACGGCGGCTGGCTGGGCCGATGA
- a CDS encoding zinc-dependent alcohol dehydrogenase: MKAVVYRGARNLGIEERDPAPPGPGELRIAVAYTGICGTDLHIYHGDMDARVGDSAIIGHEMSGRVAAIGADASGWSVGQAVTVMPTRPCGRCAACWGGNSHICHAMNFLGIDSPGAMQSSWTVPQELVLPLPDGLPLDHAALVEPTAVAVHDVRRGNVAAGHQVVVVGGGPVGVLIAAVAQGRGARVVLVEPDASRRTIADGLGIEAVDPAATDVVALVNDRTGGAGADVAFEVSGAAAGVATAVDVLTTRGRLVMVAIHPRPRPVDLHRFFWRELELLGARLYQRDDMTEAIRLVASGAVPAGQLISRIEPVEAVTAAFTALEGGGVMKVLIDWREEGR, encoded by the coding sequence ATGAAGGCAGTGGTCTACCGAGGGGCGCGCAACCTCGGTATCGAGGAACGCGACCCGGCGCCGCCGGGCCCCGGCGAGCTGCGGATAGCGGTGGCCTACACCGGGATCTGCGGCACCGACCTGCACATCTACCACGGGGACATGGACGCCCGGGTCGGCGACTCGGCGATCATCGGACACGAGATGTCCGGACGGGTCGCCGCCATCGGTGCGGACGCCTCCGGCTGGTCCGTCGGTCAGGCCGTCACCGTGATGCCGACCCGGCCCTGCGGACGCTGCGCGGCCTGCTGGGGCGGCAATTCCCACATCTGCCACGCCATGAACTTCCTCGGCATCGACTCGCCCGGCGCGATGCAGTCGTCGTGGACCGTCCCGCAGGAGTTGGTGCTGCCGCTGCCCGACGGGCTGCCACTCGACCACGCGGCGCTCGTCGAGCCGACGGCGGTCGCCGTGCACGACGTCCGGCGGGGAAACGTGGCCGCCGGGCACCAGGTGGTGGTGGTCGGCGGCGGGCCGGTGGGCGTGCTCATCGCCGCCGTCGCCCAGGGGCGTGGCGCGCGGGTCGTGCTCGTCGAACCGGACGCATCGCGGCGTACGATCGCGGACGGGCTCGGCATCGAGGCGGTCGACCCGGCGGCGACCGATGTCGTGGCGTTGGTGAACGACCGCACCGGTGGGGCCGGTGCCGACGTCGCCTTCGAGGTCTCCGGTGCCGCCGCTGGCGTCGCCACGGCGGTCGACGTCCTGACCACCCGTGGCCGGTTGGTCATGGTGGCGATCCACCCTCGGCCCCGGCCGGTCGACCTGCACCGGTTCTTCTGGCGCGAGTTGGAACTGCTCGGCGCGCGGTTGTACCAGCGTGACGACATGACCGAGGCGATCCGGCTGGTCGCCTCCGGTGCTGTTCCGGCGGGCCAGCTGATCTCCCGGATCGAGCCCGTCGAGGCGGTGACCGCCGCGTTCACCGCCCTGGAGGGCGGCGGGGTGATGAAGGTGCTGATCGACTGGCGGGAGGAGGGCCGGTGA
- a CDS encoding mandelate racemase/muconate lactonizing enzyme family protein, whose translation MRITGYRTLTTVQDWGRPVGDANGVFADGVVPVSIVIVETDEGITGVGLGPHVEIERIFAAIEGEDPRAVTTLYDRMLRHTFKAGHAGPVFGTIGALDTALWDIKAQAAGEPLWRLLGGRDRRVTAYASGLDIGLTDDELVSAYEVYARHGLRAAKIKGGLDIERDRHRLYLVREVLTEAGHGLRPGLMLDVNEAWNRKQAVRHVCEIERTLDLIWIEEPVRRWDAEGLAAVGRGIRASVATGENLTGLEQYRPLIAAGAVDIVQMAAVGGVTHFLRASALAHAHDLPVSPIGNSPVGLLHAATSVPNHLTSELQDLHPPVGVAIDLHVEDGVFVLGDSPGLGVRIDEEAIRAASRRPEARTADGPNIRPERAGRRLLAGADGSPTVRPIRVDPPAVMPIQTRGEVSPNSHR comes from the coding sequence ATGCGGATCACCGGATATCGGACACTCACCACGGTCCAGGACTGGGGACGGCCCGTCGGCGACGCCAACGGCGTCTTCGCCGACGGGGTGGTCCCGGTGTCGATCGTCATCGTCGAGACCGACGAAGGAATCACCGGGGTCGGTCTCGGGCCGCACGTGGAAATCGAGCGGATCTTCGCGGCCATCGAAGGCGAGGATCCCCGTGCCGTGACGACCCTCTACGATCGCATGCTCCGGCACACCTTCAAGGCGGGCCACGCGGGCCCGGTGTTCGGCACCATCGGCGCGCTCGACACCGCGCTGTGGGACATCAAGGCGCAGGCGGCCGGCGAGCCGCTCTGGCGGCTGCTGGGCGGACGTGACCGGCGGGTCACCGCCTACGCCTCCGGTCTGGACATCGGGCTGACCGACGACGAACTCGTCTCGGCGTACGAGGTGTACGCCCGGCACGGCCTGCGGGCGGCCAAGATCAAGGGTGGTCTCGACATCGAGCGCGACCGGCATCGTCTCTACCTGGTGAGGGAGGTGCTGACCGAGGCCGGGCACGGACTGCGACCGGGACTGATGCTCGACGTGAACGAGGCATGGAACCGCAAGCAGGCCGTCCGGCACGTCTGCGAGATCGAACGCACGCTCGATCTCATCTGGATCGAGGAGCCCGTCCGGCGGTGGGACGCCGAAGGGTTGGCCGCCGTCGGCCGGGGAATCCGCGCGTCGGTCGCCACGGGGGAGAACCTCACCGGGCTGGAGCAGTACCGTCCACTGATCGCCGCCGGGGCGGTCGACATCGTCCAGATGGCCGCCGTCGGGGGGGTCACCCACTTCCTGCGGGCGTCCGCCCTCGCGCACGCCCACGACCTGCCGGTCAGCCCGATCGGCAACAGCCCGGTCGGGCTGCTGCACGCCGCGACCTCGGTGCCGAACCACCTGACCAGCGAGTTGCAGGACCTGCATCCACCGGTCGGCGTCGCCATCGACCTGCACGTCGAGGACGGCGTCTTCGTCCTCGGCGACTCGCCGGGGCTGGGCGTGCGGATCGACGAGGAGGCGATCCGGGCGGCGAGCCGGCGCCCGGAGGCCCGGACGGCCGACGGCCCCAACATCCGACCGGAGCGGGCCGGACGACGGCTGTTGGCCGGAGCGGACGGCAGCCCGACCGTCCGGCCGATTCGCGTCGATCCCCCGGCCGTCATGCCGATCCAGACCCGCGGCGAGGTGTCGCCCAACTCCCACCGCTGA
- a CDS encoding carbohydrate ABC transporter permease — protein sequence MSRIPLGRWVVAVPMSLLALATIYPLLFTVNVAMKTRREYILDRFSLAGDLRWENITTAWTSVGMGRYFANSVLVVTCSVVLLLLFGSMAGFALSQLRFRGSSALFLGCLAGLFVPFQVIMVPLARIMADGGLIDTYPGLVLVYVAQFLPFTVFLMTSYYKTIPPDIVDAARIDGNSVYGVYRRIMLPLGTPALLSVGILNALFCWNDVLMSLVMMPSADHRTLMVGVTSLRGQYSNDIPTFASGVLIAAIPVLVVYLFLQRQIADGVAAGSTKG from the coding sequence ATGTCTCGCATCCCGTTGGGCCGGTGGGTGGTCGCCGTCCCGATGTCGCTCCTCGCGCTGGCGACGATCTACCCCCTGCTGTTCACCGTCAACGTCGCGATGAAGACCCGACGCGAGTACATTCTCGACCGGTTCTCCCTGGCCGGCGACCTGCGCTGGGAGAACATCACCACGGCGTGGACCAGCGTCGGCATGGGCCGCTACTTCGCCAATTCGGTGCTCGTGGTGACCTGCTCGGTGGTCCTGTTGCTGCTGTTCGGGTCGATGGCCGGCTTCGCCCTGAGCCAACTGCGCTTCCGGGGGTCGTCGGCGCTGTTCCTGGGCTGCCTCGCCGGGCTGTTCGTGCCGTTCCAGGTGATCATGGTGCCGCTCGCCCGGATCATGGCCGACGGCGGCCTCATCGACACCTATCCCGGCCTCGTCCTCGTCTACGTGGCGCAGTTCCTTCCCTTCACCGTCTTTCTGATGACGAGCTACTACAAGACCATTCCGCCGGACATCGTCGACGCGGCCAGGATCGACGGCAACAGCGTGTACGGCGTCTACCGCCGGATCATGCTGCCCCTGGGCACCCCGGCGCTGCTGTCGGTCGGCATCCTCAACGCCCTGTTCTGCTGGAACGACGTCCTCATGTCGCTGGTGATGATGCCCTCGGCCGACCACCGGACCCTCATGGTCGGGGTGACCTCGTTGCGGGGGCAGTATTCCAACGACATTCCCACCTTCGCCTCGGGGGTCCTGATCGCCGCGATTCCCGTCCTGGTGGTCTACCTCTTCCTCCAGCGCCAGATCGCCGACGGCGTCGCCGCCGGCTCCACGAAGGGCTGA